A window from Bufo bufo chromosome 1, aBufBuf1.1, whole genome shotgun sequence encodes these proteins:
- the LOC120986858 gene encoding protein kinase C delta type-like, with amino-acid sequence MLADCEEADVLVEHRVLQLASGSPFLVHAAFAFQTKMLVLLGLEYMSCGDFDQFLKMKGRLDIPSARFYAAELVCGIQFLHSKGIIHRDLKPENILVAETGHIKITDFGLALDNMLGDRTATEYAGTKGYVAPEMLAGEEYGVGVDWYSFGVILNETITSKCTYHPARSGAKDIIKKLLQRDPAKRLGVHGNIRGHHFFQHIDWVSVEALRMPPPHIPVPSTPQRCARRFNLGIIEAAAAKKGHLPSKHQAIFRGFSFVTR; translated from the exons ATGCTTGCCGACTGTGAGGAGGCGGATGTGTTGGTGGAGCACCGAGTGTTACAGCTGGCATCTGGGAGCCCCTTCCTTGTCCACGCGGCTTTTGCATTTCAGACCAAG ATGCTTGTTCTACTTGGGCTGGAATACATGAGCTGCGGGGACTTTGATCAATTCCTTAAGATGAAGGGGCGGCTTGACATCCCCAGTGCAAG ATTCTATGCCGCTGAGCTCGTGTGTGGCATCCAATTTCTCCATTCGAAGGGAATCATCCACAGAGACCTCAAGCCCGAGAACatcctggtggctgagacgggccATATTAAGATCACGGATTTCGGTCTCGCACTTGACAACATGCTTGGAGACCGCACAGCCACCGAATATGCTGGAACAAAGGGCTATGTGGCTCCTGAG AtgctggctggggaggagtatgGCGTCGGAGTGGACTGGTATTCATTTGGTGTCATCTTAAATGAAACGATTACCAGTAAGTGCACTTACCATCCTGCACGCTCCGGCGCTAAAGACATCATTAAAAAG CTCCTCCAGAGAGATCCTGCCAAGCGCTTAGGAGTCCACGGGAACATCCGAGGCCATCATTTCTTCCAGCATATTGACTGGGTCTCAGTGGAAGCCCTTCGGATGCCCCCACCACACATCCCTGTA CCATCTACACCTCAACGCTGTGCCAGGCGATTCAACCTGGGCATAATAGAGGCAGCAGCGGCCAAGAAGGGACATTTACCATCTAAACATCAGGCCATTTTCAGAGGGTTTTCATTTGTCACCCGGTAA